From Deltaproteobacteria bacterium, a single genomic window includes:
- a CDS encoding aspartate-semialdehyde dehydrogenase, which yields MGSKSYSVAIAGATGAVGQVMLELLEERKFPVRELKLLASNRSKGKQLKFNGEAVIVEELGTKSFTGVEIALFSAGASRSKEFASHAVKAGAVVIDNSSAFRMEPDIPLIVPEINPDAIKLYKKRGIIANPNCTTIVTLMGAAPLHMYGKIKRMVATSYQAVSGAGAKAMAELEAQVRAYVKGEPLKVEAFPYQIAFNVLPHIDVFLENGYTKEEMKLINESRKILNDQTIKVSPTTVRVPVFRAHSVAVNIETEKKITRQKAMELINAFPGVQVEDDPANKKYPMPLFVAGKDDCYVGRIREDDSVENGLNFWVVGDQLKKGAALNAIQIAEQMIKDGLL from the coding sequence ATGGGCAGTAAAAGTTATTCAGTCGCTATTGCAGGGGCAACAGGCGCGGTGGGACAGGTAATGTTGGAATTACTTGAGGAACGAAAATTTCCTGTTAGAGAACTAAAACTGCTTGCATCAAACAGGTCAAAGGGTAAACAATTAAAATTTAATGGAGAGGCTGTAATCGTAGAAGAGCTTGGAACAAAGTCATTCACAGGGGTTGAGATAGCTTTGTTTTCAGCCGGTGCTTCAAGAAGTAAAGAATTTGCATCACACGCAGTTAAGGCAGGTGCCGTTGTGATTGATAATAGCTCTGCATTCAGAATGGAACCCGATATTCCTCTTATCGTGCCGGAGATAAATCCTGATGCAATAAAGCTGTATAAAAAAAGAGGGATCATCGCAAATCCGAATTGCACTACCATTGTTACATTAATGGGTGCTGCACCTCTTCATATGTACGGTAAGATAAAAAGAATGGTTGCAACAAGCTATCAGGCGGTTTCAGGCGCCGGTGCAAAGGCAATGGCAGAGCTTGAAGCCCAGGTAAGGGCTTATGTAAAAGGCGAGCCTCTAAAGGTGGAAGCATTTCCATATCAGATCGCATTTAATGTTCTTCCGCACATTGATGTATTTCTCGAGAACGGATATACAAAAGAAGAGATGAAGCTTATCAATGAATCAAGAAAGATATTGAACGATCAGACGATAAAGGTTTCCCCGACGACCGTCAGGGTGCCTGTTTTCAGGGCGCATTCTGTAGCAGTTAATATCGAGACAGAGAAAAAGATCACAAGACAAAAGGCGATGGAACTTATAAACGCTTTTCCGGGTGTTCAGGTGGAAGACGACCCGGCCAATAAGAAATACCCAATGCCTCTGTTTGTAGCTGGAAAAGATGATTGTTATGTGGGCAGGATAAGAGAGGACGATTCCGTTGAGAACGGTTTAAATTTCTGGGTTGTGGGCGATCAATTAAAAAAGGGTGCTGCACTGAATGCTATACAGATAGCAGAACAGATGATAAAAGACGGGTTATTATGA